One part of the Sphingobacterium sp. LZ7M1 genome encodes these proteins:
- a CDS encoding pseudouridine synthase, translated as MLEILFEDEDFVAINKPHGLLVHKSSIAADTSEFALQILRDQIGKKVYPAHRLDRKTAGVLLFSLNKEMDSAIQTAFSQNLIKKEYLAVLRGHTDPEGTIDYPLKKENGTIQEALTHYQTLATTEIDLPFGKFPTSRYSLVLAKPETGRMHQLRRHFAHIFHPIIGDRPHGCNKQNKLWKDTFQHDTMLLHAKSLAFSHPKTQENILIQAQIQPEFERALGILNIRYEY; from the coding sequence ATGCTTGAGATCTTATTTGAAGATGAGGATTTTGTTGCCATCAACAAACCCCATGGATTATTGGTCCATAAATCCTCCATTGCTGCAGATACTTCCGAGTTTGCCCTACAAATCTTAAGGGATCAAATAGGGAAGAAGGTCTATCCTGCCCATCGTTTGGACCGAAAGACCGCGGGTGTGCTTTTATTCTCCCTGAACAAGGAAATGGATAGCGCCATACAAACCGCATTTTCCCAAAACTTAATCAAAAAAGAATATTTGGCAGTCCTTCGTGGCCATACCGATCCCGAAGGGACCATTGATTATCCCTTAAAAAAAGAAAACGGCACAATCCAAGAGGCATTGACCCACTACCAAACCCTGGCGACCACCGAAATTGACCTTCCCTTCGGAAAATTTCCAACTTCTAGGTATTCCTTGGTCCTTGCAAAACCCGAAACGGGCAGGATGCACCAATTGCGCCGACATTTCGCCCATATTTTCCATCCCATTATCGGCGACAGACCACATGGCTGCAACAAACAGAACAAACTCTGGAAAGATACCTTCCAGCACGACACTATGCTCCTGCACGCCAAATCACTCGCATTCAGCCACCCCAAAACCCAAGAAAACATCCTTATCCAAGCCCAAATCCAACCTGAGTTTGAAAGAGCGTTGGGGATATTGAATATAAGATATGAGTATTGA
- a CDS encoding DUF4359 domain-containing protein: MSKTRIFALLGVVIMLVAVFTNPSKEKINEKLSPKAKEILKKQLDYKHKDAVDLGMMLVGDQVVNEFVNNYTYTENYYLFSLAKINWNSEKITIGGGAFGQVWISSKIDEKAGMLIDALKR, translated from the coding sequence ATGAGTAAAACAAGAATCTTTGCCTTATTGGGGGTTGTCATTATGTTGGTCGCGGTTTTCACCAATCCTTCCAAGGAGAAAATCAATGAAAAACTATCACCCAAGGCCAAAGAAATCCTAAAAAAACAATTGGATTACAAGCATAAGGACGCTGTAGATCTAGGCATGATGCTCGTAGGAGATCAAGTGGTCAATGAATTTGTGAACAATTACACCTACACCGAAAACTATTACCTTTTTTCACTTGCCAAGATCAATTGGAACAGCGAAAAGATTACCATAGGAGGAGGAGCTTTCGGACAGGTATGGATCAGTTCCAAGATCGATGAAAAAGCCGGAATGTTAATCGACGCTTTAAAGCGATAG
- a CDS encoding DUF4112 domain-containing protein: MEKHPSYNLQKIDKDFQWVKRLSVLMDSRFRIGNFRFGLDPILNFIPFGGQIATFIISLVLVSVMYRNGASSKVAVKMLLNVTYDALLGSIPIIGNVFDFFNKANEKNVKLLREHYYDNKHQGSAKNILITLGIVIFITIILFIYAMYALTIWLFGLIF, from the coding sequence ATGGAGAAACATCCTTCCTATAATTTACAGAAGATTGATAAAGACTTTCAATGGGTAAAACGACTGTCTGTCCTGATGGATAGTCGTTTCCGCATTGGAAACTTTCGCTTCGGTCTGGACCCCATCTTAAACTTCATTCCTTTTGGAGGGCAGATTGCCACCTTCATTATTTCACTGGTTCTTGTATCCGTGATGTACAGAAATGGAGCAAGCAGTAAGGTTGCCGTAAAAATGCTGCTCAATGTTACTTATGACGCACTTTTAGGTTCCATACCCATCATTGGAAATGTCTTTGACTTCTTCAACAAAGCCAATGAGAAAAATGTCAAACTACTACGGGAACATTATTACGACAATAAACATCAAGGAAGTGCCAAAAACATCCTGATCACCCTGGGTATCGTTATATTCATAACCATCATTTTGTTTATTTATGCCATGTATGCCCTTACAATTTGGCTGTTTGGCTTGATATTTTAA
- a CDS encoding SIMPL domain-containing protein → MKKLITLIALVGTMTSLSAQTNNMENTRRVATRGYAEKEVTPDIIYLSISLKEYYQDGNTKKKVAIDQLEKQLFDAAMKNGVKKEDFTVQNIYSYNVENKKKNNELFQARQYRIKVTDLKNLNPMLEEVDARGLQSTNISGYDHSQKKEIEKELKTLAVRDARTNAEILAAADAENVGKVIMINDNSSLNWNDLVPQPRMYAMAAKGVSNEMDSNEQGLDLEVKPIKLTCNIDAVFALK, encoded by the coding sequence ATGAAAAAATTAATTACACTAATTGCGCTGGTAGGAACGATGACCTCATTGAGCGCCCAAACTAATAATATGGAAAACACTAGGAGAGTAGCAACCCGTGGTTATGCAGAAAAAGAAGTAACACCAGATATCATCTATCTTTCTATTTCTTTGAAAGAGTATTACCAAGATGGAAATACCAAGAAAAAGGTTGCTATTGACCAACTGGAAAAACAACTTTTTGATGCGGCTATGAAAAACGGCGTCAAAAAAGAGGACTTTACCGTTCAAAATATCTATAGCTACAATGTCGAAAACAAAAAGAAAAACAACGAACTGTTCCAGGCTAGACAATATAGGATCAAGGTTACTGATCTAAAGAACTTAAATCCAATGTTGGAAGAAGTAGATGCAAGAGGACTGCAGAGCACCAACATCTCTGGATACGATCATTCGCAAAAGAAAGAAATCGAAAAGGAGCTGAAAACCCTAGCAGTACGTGATGCGAGAACAAATGCAGAAATCCTTGCTGCTGCAGATGCTGAAAACGTTGGTAAGGTAATCATGATCAATGATAACAGCAGCTTGAACTGGAATGATCTAGTTCCTCAGCCACGTATGTATGCCATGGCTGCCAAAGGGGTGAGCAATGAAATGGATTCTAATGAACAAGGCTTGGATCTAGAGGTAAAACCGATCAAACTTACCTGTAATATCGACGCCGTATTCGCGCTGAAATAA
- a CDS encoding cold-shock protein gives MQEGVVKFFNEAKGFGFIIPNSGESEIFVHVSGLVDKVRENDHVSYEVQQGRKGLNAVNVKLI, from the coding sequence ATGCAAGAAGGAGTAGTAAAATTCTTTAATGAAGCCAAAGGTTTCGGTTTCATCATTCCAAATTCTGGCGAGAGTGAAATTTTCGTTCACGTTTCTGGATTAGTAGACAAGGTTCGTGAAAACGACCATGTTTCTTACGAAGTACAACAAGGTCGTAAGGGACTAAACGCGGTAAATGTAAAGCTTATCTAA
- the recO gene encoding DNA repair protein RecO, translating into MLQQTKGITLKVTNYSESSVVAQIYTEVLGLQSYLINGARKPKAKIPFNMLQPFHLLEMVVYNKENNNLQRIKEAQQIPALKSIPLDIVKSSIAMFLNEVLYKVLRHQHPEPQLFQFLENAIIWLDESKEGLANYHLVFLAKLSHYLGFKPIIQDLPYFDLMEGRFSNSLPAHFHVLQEPYSTYFREILQSSFTNCNKIKLNRQDRTYLLQKIIDYYRLHTENFGEINSLYILEEIFGN; encoded by the coding sequence ATGCTGCAACAAACCAAAGGAATCACCTTAAAAGTAACCAACTACTCCGAAAGTAGCGTTGTCGCTCAGATATATACGGAGGTTTTGGGCCTGCAATCTTATCTGATCAATGGCGCTAGAAAACCGAAGGCCAAGATCCCATTCAATATGCTCCAGCCATTTCATCTATTAGAAATGGTTGTTTATAATAAGGAAAACAACAACCTGCAGCGAATAAAGGAAGCCCAACAGATCCCTGCACTCAAGAGCATCCCACTAGATATCGTCAAGAGTTCCATTGCGATGTTCTTGAATGAAGTCCTTTATAAGGTCTTAAGACATCAACACCCCGAACCACAGCTTTTCCAATTTTTGGAAAATGCCATCATTTGGTTGGATGAAAGCAAAGAGGGATTGGCAAATTATCACCTGGTCTTCCTCGCCAAACTGAGCCACTACCTTGGCTTCAAACCCATCATACAGGATCTGCCATATTTCGATTTGATGGAAGGGCGCTTTTCAAATAGCTTACCTGCACACTTTCATGTCCTGCAGGAGCCCTACAGCACTTATTTCAGAGAAATTTTACAAAGCAGCTTTACGAATTGTAACAAAATTAAGCTAAACCGACAGGATCGGACCTATCTCCTTCAAAAAATCATCGACTATTATCGACTTCATACAGAGAACTTTGGAGAGATTAATTCCCTCTATATCCTAGAAGAAATTTTTGGAAATTAA
- a CDS encoding signal peptidase, translating to MNKYLIRGLAFTLLGIICIYYGTILMESDNMWYKPLLVIGVISFGFGFITFIYRLFRKIDRNSILDDRKSKKNK from the coding sequence ATGAACAAGTATTTAATACGAGGATTAGCTTTCACTTTGCTGGGAATAATCTGTATCTACTATGGTACCATCCTCATGGAATCCGACAACATGTGGTATAAACCGCTCCTGGTTATCGGCGTGATCTCTTTCGGATTCGGCTTTATCACCTTTATTTATCGCTTGTTCAGAAAGATCGATCGAAACTCAATATTGGACGACAGGAAGTCCAAGAAAAACAAATAG
- the rpmB gene encoding 50S ribosomal protein L28 codes for MSRICDLTGKTALKGNNVSHSNVKTKRKFYPNLQTKRFYIPEEDRWITLKVSTSAIKTINKNGITASIDKFIKRGHI; via the coding sequence ATGTCAAGAATTTGTGATTTAACAGGCAAGACGGCATTAAAGGGAAATAACGTATCACACTCGAACGTTAAGACTAAGCGTAAATTCTATCCTAATTTACAGACCAAGCGTTTTTATATTCCAGAAGAAGATCGTTGGATTACTTTAAAAGTATCTACTTCGGCTATTAAAACCATCAACAAAAACGGTATTACAGCATCTATCGACAAGTTTATTAAAAGAGGTCATATTTAA
- the rpmG gene encoding 50S ribosomal protein L33: MAKKGNRVQVILECTEHKESGLPGMSRYITTKNKKNTTERLELKKFNPVLRKVTVHKEIK; encoded by the coding sequence ATGGCAAAAAAAGGAAATAGAGTACAAGTTATCTTAGAATGTACTGAGCACAAAGAAAGTGGTCTTCCAGGAATGTCTCGTTACATTACCACTAAGAACAAAAAGAACACAACTGAGCGTTTAGAGTTGAAAAAATTCAACCCAGTATTGAGAAAAGTAACAGTTCACAAAGAAATTAAGTAA
- a CDS encoding DUF4295 domain-containing protein, with protein MAKKAVASLQKGGGKEFTKVIITTKSAKTGAYTFKESMVHNDKVKEVVAAASK; from the coding sequence ATGGCAAAGAAAGCAGTTGCATCATTACAAAAAGGTGGTGGTAAAGAGTTTACCAAAGTAATTATCACTACAAAATCTGCAAAAACTGGCGCTTATACTTTCAAAGAAAGTATGGTACACAATGACAAAGTAAAAGAGGTTGTTGCTGCGGCTTCTAAATAA
- the ftsY gene encoding signal recognition particle-docking protein FtsY — MGLFDFFKKKQETPEAQEALDKGLEKTKEGFFSKITKAVVGKSTIDDEVLDNLEEVLVTSDVGVTTTLKIVERIQKRAAQDKYVTTDDLNRLLKDEIQGLLAENNSNDFESFEYGNQKPYVIMVVGVNGVGKTTTIGKLAHQLKEAGNKVVLGAADTFRAAAVDQIQLWGDRVGVRVVAQPMGSDPASVAFDTVKSAVANGDDVAIIDTAGRLHNKVGLMNELTKIKNVMQKVIPDAPHEILLVLDASTGQNAIEQATQFTQATDVNALALTKLDGTAKGGVVIGISDQFKIPVKYIGVGEKIGDLQLFNKKEFVDSLFK; from the coding sequence ATGGGATTATTTGATTTTTTTAAAAAGAAGCAAGAGACACCTGAAGCTCAAGAGGCTTTGGACAAAGGTTTAGAGAAGACCAAGGAAGGTTTTTTCTCCAAGATTACGAAAGCAGTAGTAGGAAAGTCTACCATTGATGACGAAGTGTTGGATAATCTGGAGGAGGTTCTGGTTACATCTGATGTGGGCGTTACGACCACGCTGAAGATTGTAGAACGGATTCAAAAACGTGCTGCACAGGATAAATATGTCACTACCGATGACCTGAACCGTCTGTTGAAAGACGAAATCCAAGGGTTATTGGCTGAAAACAACAGTAATGACTTTGAATCATTTGAATATGGCAACCAAAAGCCATATGTGATTATGGTCGTTGGCGTGAATGGGGTAGGAAAGACCACAACCATTGGCAAACTGGCTCATCAGTTGAAGGAAGCTGGCAACAAGGTTGTTCTTGGTGCTGCTGATACCTTCAGGGCCGCTGCGGTTGATCAAATCCAATTATGGGGTGATCGGGTTGGGGTGCGTGTTGTTGCACAGCCTATGGGATCGGATCCTGCATCGGTTGCTTTTGATACAGTAAAGTCAGCCGTTGCGAATGGCGACGATGTTGCCATCATTGATACAGCAGGTAGACTTCATAATAAAGTGGGCTTGATGAACGAATTGACCAAGATCAAAAATGTGATGCAAAAGGTTATCCCTGATGCCCCTCACGAGATTTTATTGGTTTTGGATGCTTCTACAGGTCAAAATGCCATTGAGCAAGCAACGCAATTTACTCAAGCTACCGATGTCAATGCCTTGGCTTTGACAAAATTGGACGGTACTGCCAAAGGTGGTGTTGTCATAGGGATCTCGGATCAGTTTAAAATTCCGGTTAAATACATTGGAGTGGGAGAGAAGATCGGTGATTTGCAGTTATTTAACAAAAAAGAATTTGTAGACTCACTATTCAAGTAG
- the rimO gene encoding 30S ribosomal protein S12 methylthiotransferase RimO produces MKTKQSKTAPVQAKPRVNVVTLGCSKNIHDSEVLMGQLKGNQMEVVHEASNIQANDIVVINTCGFIDNAKQESIDTILQFSELKDQGKVNKVIVTGCLSERYKPELQTEIPNVDAFFGTNDLPDLLSSIGADYRHELLGERLLTTPSHFSYFKIAEGCNRPCSFCAIPLMRGKHVSKSIDDLVKEAKFLASNGTKELILIAQDLTYYGLDIYGKRNLSDLLRHLSDVEGIDWIRLQYAYPSGFPMDILDAMNERSNICNYLDMPLQHISDRMLTSMRRGTSKQKQIDLVNKIRDKVPDIALRTTLICGYPGETEEDFQEMLEWVEDTRFDRLGCFTYSHEEKTHAHSLEDDVSEEVKQDRVDQIMEVQQGISYEINQEKVGNTYKVLVDRVDGDYFIGRTEYDSPEVDNEVVLEAKSNYARIGDFVQVKVDRAEDFDLYGNIVK; encoded by the coding sequence ATGAAAACGAAACAATCAAAAACAGCGCCTGTACAGGCTAAACCACGTGTGAACGTGGTGACCCTAGGTTGCTCTAAAAACATACATGATAGCGAGGTGTTGATGGGCCAATTAAAGGGCAATCAGATGGAAGTGGTCCACGAAGCTTCCAATATCCAAGCTAATGATATTGTGGTGATCAATACTTGTGGTTTTATTGATAATGCCAAACAAGAATCTATTGATACCATCCTTCAATTTTCCGAATTAAAAGACCAGGGAAAAGTAAACAAAGTTATTGTGACAGGTTGTTTATCAGAACGATACAAGCCTGAACTGCAAACGGAAATCCCTAATGTTGATGCATTCTTTGGAACGAATGATCTTCCAGATCTTCTTTCCAGTATTGGTGCAGACTATAGACATGAACTGCTTGGCGAGCGTTTATTGACGACCCCTTCCCATTTTTCTTATTTCAAGATTGCGGAAGGCTGTAATAGACCTTGTTCATTCTGCGCGATCCCATTGATGCGCGGAAAGCATGTGTCCAAATCTATCGATGATCTGGTTAAAGAGGCTAAGTTCTTGGCTTCCAATGGTACCAAAGAGCTGATCTTGATCGCTCAGGACCTGACCTATTATGGGCTGGATATTTATGGAAAGCGTAATCTTTCGGATCTTTTGCGTCATTTATCGGACGTGGAAGGGATTGATTGGATACGCTTGCAGTATGCTTATCCGTCGGGATTCCCAATGGATATTTTGGATGCCATGAACGAACGTTCCAATATCTGTAATTATCTGGATATGCCGTTGCAGCATATCTCGGACCGTATGTTAACCTCCATGCGCAGGGGAACTAGCAAACAAAAGCAGATCGACCTGGTCAATAAGATCCGTGATAAAGTTCCTGATATTGCGTTAAGAACGACATTGATCTGCGGTTACCCCGGTGAAACGGAAGAGGACTTCCAGGAAATGTTGGAATGGGTAGAAGACACAAGATTTGATCGTTTAGGATGTTTTACTTATTCGCATGAAGAAAAAACGCATGCGCATAGTCTAGAGGACGATGTGTCTGAGGAGGTAAAACAGGATCGTGTGGATCAGATCATGGAGGTTCAGCAAGGAATTTCCTATGAAATCAATCAAGAAAAAGTTGGAAATACCTATAAAGTGTTGGTGGATAGGGTAGATGGCGATTATTTTATAGGTAGGACTGAATATGACTCCCCTGAGGTTGACAACGAGGTTGTATTGGAGGCAAAATCCAATTATGCCCGTATTGGTGACTTTGTTCAGGTGAAGGTTGACCGTGCTGAAGACTTTGACTTGTACGGAAATATTGTCAAATAA
- the bshC gene encoding bacillithiol biosynthesis cysteine-adding enzyme BshC: MKATYIDYNDTNSFSKTLIAYLNHNEQLAPFYGNKPDIAGFKDQIGKKKGFAHRELLTKILTDQYGDLLSSSPEVAQNIIRLKEDNTYTVTTGHQLNIFTGPLYFIFKIVTAIKLAQDLKKEFPDHEFVPVYWMATEDHDFEEINHTKAFGKKILWDVESLSATGRLDTSSIADTVKQYCNTFGLSDNATELTELVEEAYLKGSSLADATRTFVNSLFKQYGLIIIDADRKELKKIFAPIMEDDILKEKSYKAIEKTSEQLKEKGFATQVHSREINFFYLTEEYRERIVRTEDGKFEILHQGVYFTEEEIKKEIHAHPERFSPNVVMRPMYEELILPNLAYIGGGAEIVYWLQLKANFDQYKVPFPILIPRNSALITDDQMAGKIFRLDFTFKSIFKPSETLKKDYVKRITKHRLNLQDEWMEFNAIFGKIKLRAHKIDPSLGPSTDAVKARLKKAVNNLEKKLLKAEKRNHQDALIQIDRIKEKLFPGGALQERTDNFAELYLKHGKEFIPDLVKSFNPLDFKFTILY; the protein is encoded by the coding sequence ATGAAAGCCACATATATTGATTACAACGACACTAATAGTTTCTCCAAAACCTTAATTGCCTATCTAAACCATAATGAGCAGCTTGCTCCATTTTATGGGAACAAACCTGATATAGCAGGTTTTAAGGATCAAATTGGCAAAAAGAAAGGGTTTGCTCATCGGGAATTATTAACTAAAATATTAACTGATCAATATGGAGACCTGCTGTCTTCCTCTCCGGAAGTGGCGCAGAATATTATCCGCTTAAAGGAAGATAACACCTATACAGTTACTACTGGCCATCAATTAAACATATTCACGGGACCTTTATACTTTATTTTCAAGATCGTGACGGCCATCAAATTGGCCCAAGATCTAAAGAAGGAATTCCCTGATCATGAGTTTGTACCGGTGTATTGGATGGCGACAGAAGACCATGATTTCGAGGAGATCAACCATACCAAGGCTTTTGGCAAAAAGATCCTTTGGGATGTGGAATCGCTTTCAGCGACCGGTCGTTTGGACACATCCAGCATAGCTGATACCGTTAAACAATACTGCAATACCTTTGGACTTTCTGATAATGCAACGGAGCTGACCGAGCTTGTAGAAGAGGCCTATCTGAAAGGATCGAGCCTGGCTGATGCAACCAGAACCTTCGTGAATTCCTTGTTTAAGCAATATGGATTGATCATAATTGATGCGGACAGGAAAGAATTGAAGAAAATCTTTGCTCCGATCATGGAGGATGATATTCTGAAAGAAAAGAGCTATAAAGCTATTGAAAAGACTTCTGAGCAATTGAAGGAGAAGGGTTTTGCTACTCAGGTCCATTCTCGGGAGATCAACTTTTTCTATCTAACGGAGGAATACCGCGAAAGGATCGTGCGTACTGAAGATGGTAAGTTTGAGATCTTGCATCAAGGGGTCTATTTTACTGAAGAAGAGATCAAGAAGGAAATCCATGCACATCCGGAAAGATTCAGTCCGAATGTGGTTATGCGTCCAATGTATGAGGAATTAATCCTTCCGAACCTGGCTTATATTGGGGGAGGCGCGGAGATAGTTTACTGGTTACAGTTAAAAGCTAATTTTGATCAGTATAAAGTTCCTTTTCCTATTTTGATTCCGCGCAACTCGGCATTGATTACTGACGATCAGATGGCGGGAAAAATATTTAGGTTAGATTTCACTTTTAAGAGCATATTCAAGCCGTCGGAGACCTTGAAGAAGGATTATGTGAAACGTATTACCAAACATAGGTTGAATCTTCAAGATGAATGGATGGAATTCAATGCTATTTTTGGAAAGATCAAGCTGAGGGCACATAAGATTGATCCGAGTCTAGGGCCAAGCACCGATGCGGTCAAAGCCCGATTGAAAAAGGCTGTCAATAACTTAGAAAAGAAGCTGTTGAAGGCTGAGAAGCGGAATCATCAGGATGCCTTGATACAGATTGATCGGATCAAGGAAAAGCTCTTTCCTGGAGGGGCCCTGCAGGAAAGGACCGATAACTTTGCTGAGCTTTACCTGAAACATGGCAAGGAATTCATTCCTGACTTGGTAAAAAGTTTTAACCCACTAGACTTTAAATTCACTATACTATATTAA
- a CDS encoding Crp/Fnr family transcriptional regulator produces MEELLKSNFFKYYTEKAFLTENDFEQLLPFFEFRELSHNQYILRAGEVCKHFLFVEEGLLQFLSLDEKGVEHILQFAPENWLMGDRSSVYFDEPSLYYIKAIEPSKVVFLHPKFFSEAAKLRLEFAMFTERSLQRSVYYLQRRINSLLAMTAKERYLEFIELYPNLLLRVPQWMIASYLGITPESLSRVRREIAKDSF; encoded by the coding sequence ATGGAAGAGTTATTGAAGAGTAATTTCTTTAAATACTATACAGAAAAAGCTTTCTTGACTGAGAATGATTTCGAACAGCTACTTCCTTTTTTTGAGTTTAGGGAACTTTCGCACAATCAGTATATTCTGAGGGCAGGCGAGGTTTGCAAACATTTTTTGTTTGTGGAGGAGGGATTACTGCAATTTTTATCCTTGGATGAGAAAGGCGTAGAACACATCCTTCAGTTTGCACCAGAGAATTGGTTGATGGGTGATCGGTCCAGTGTTTATTTTGATGAGCCTTCCTTGTATTATATCAAGGCTATTGAGCCTAGCAAGGTCGTTTTTTTGCATCCAAAGTTCTTTTCTGAAGCAGCAAAATTACGTCTTGAGTTCGCCATGTTTACAGAAAGGTCCCTGCAAAGAAGTGTTTACTATTTACAGCGCAGGATCAACTCCCTATTGGCGATGACTGCCAAAGAGCGCTATCTGGAGTTTATCGAACTTTACCCTAACCTCTTATTGCGCGTGCCACAATGGATGATTGCATCTTATTTGGGGATTACTCCGGAAAGTTTGAGTAGGGTAAGAAGAGAGATAGCAAAGGACAGTTTTTAA
- the ctlX gene encoding citrulline utilization hydrolase CtlX: MQTTNTILMVRPFYFRRNEETAVNNFFQAKNERNDRLSDLAVTEFDNFVKVLKNAGIKVFVVQDPGKLDTPDSIFPNNVISFHVNKSIIYPMFAENRRNERQLNYLGKLDQAGIHYETVQDYSTYEDQNKFLEGTGSMILDRVNKIAYCSLSDRANEELFHIFCKDQGYTPLVFHSTQQVGEAYLPIYHSNVMMSVGTNFSVICLEVIRNPEERELVVSTLKKSGKEIIEITEDQMNHFAGNILEVRNIDGDPVICMSSQAFESFEEEQIEALEKHGRIAHAPLFSIEKYGGGSARCMMAEVF; the protein is encoded by the coding sequence ATGCAAACCACCAATACAATCCTAATGGTCAGACCGTTCTACTTCCGAAGAAACGAAGAAACGGCTGTCAATAACTTCTTCCAAGCAAAAAATGAACGGAATGACAGGCTTTCCGACCTGGCCGTTACCGAGTTTGACAACTTTGTCAAGGTCCTTAAAAATGCCGGAATCAAGGTTTTTGTGGTTCAAGATCCGGGTAAATTAGATACTCCGGACAGTATATTCCCCAATAATGTGATCTCATTCCATGTCAATAAGAGCATTATCTATCCCATGTTCGCTGAAAACAGGAGAAATGAAAGGCAATTGAACTATTTAGGAAAGCTGGATCAGGCCGGAATACACTACGAGACGGTCCAGGACTACAGCACCTATGAAGACCAGAACAAGTTCCTGGAAGGCACGGGATCCATGATCTTGGATAGGGTCAACAAGATTGCCTATTGCTCCCTGTCGGATCGTGCGAATGAGGAACTATTTCATATTTTCTGCAAAGATCAAGGCTATACCCCATTGGTTTTCCATTCCACCCAACAGGTTGGCGAGGCTTACCTGCCCATTTACCACAGCAATGTGATGATGTCGGTAGGTACAAACTTCAGCGTAATCTGTTTGGAGGTAATCAGGAATCCTGAGGAAAGAGAGCTGGTCGTTTCTACCTTAAAAAAATCAGGCAAGGAGATCATTGAGATCACCGAAGATCAAATGAACCATTTTGCAGGAAATATCTTGGAAGTCAGGAACATTGATGGAGATCCAGTAATCTGCATGAGCTCGCAGGCATTCGAATCCTTTGAAGAAGAACAGATTGAAGCCCTGGAGAAGCACGGCAGGATTGCCCATGCTCCTTTGTTTAGTATTGAAAAATATGGTGGCGGCAGCGCCAGATGTATGATGGCTGAGGTTTTTTAA
- a CDS encoding dimethylarginine dimethylaminohydrolase family protein: MLKLNVRNESDRLSAVILGIANDNGPTPTAEEAYDPKSLEHILAGTYPTEPDMVHELEQFQQVLKKYAVEVYRPETIPNLNQIFTRDIGFVIDDYFVKSNILPDRAEEWEAILYIIDQIDPGKLITAPDHIHMEGGDVILWKDYIFIGTYTGPDYSDINTARTNLQGVEFLKEKFPNKTVMGFDLIKSMTDPRSNALHLDCCFQPVGENKAIIYPGGFRNQKDFHFLLSLFSEENVFQITADEMYQMYSNVFSISPTVVVTEERFTRLNNWLRNQNFIVEEIPYHEIGKQEGLLRCSTLPLIRK; encoded by the coding sequence ATGCTTAAATTAAACGTGAGGAATGAATCCGATCGCTTGTCAGCTGTAATACTGGGGATTGCCAATGATAACGGCCCCACCCCGACAGCCGAAGAAGCTTATGACCCCAAGTCACTGGAACATATCCTCGCAGGTACTTACCCCACCGAACCAGACATGGTTCATGAACTTGAGCAGTTCCAGCAAGTTCTCAAAAAATATGCTGTTGAAGTCTATCGTCCGGAAACAATCCCCAACCTTAATCAAATCTTTACCAGAGATATAGGTTTTGTAATTGACGATTATTTCGTAAAATCCAATATCCTGCCCGACAGAGCAGAAGAATGGGAAGCAATCTTGTACATCATCGACCAGATCGATCCCGGCAAACTTATCACCGCACCTGACCACATTCACATGGAAGGTGGTGATGTCATCCTCTGGAAAGATTATATTTTTATCGGTACCTACACTGGTCCGGATTATTCTGATATCAATACAGCAAGAACAAACCTGCAAGGAGTTGAATTCCTAAAGGAAAAATTCCCCAACAAAACGGTGATGGGTTTTGACCTGATTAAATCCATGACGGACCCCAGGTCTAATGCTTTACACCTGGATTGTTGCTTTCAACCGGTAGGAGAAAACAAGGCAATCATATACCCTGGAGGCTTCAGGAACCAAAAAGATTTCCATTTTCTGCTGTCCTTGTTCTCGGAAGAAAATGTATTCCAGATTACAGCTGATGAAATGTACCAGATGTACTCGAATGTGTTTTCCATCTCGCCTACAGTCGTTGTTACGGAGGAAAGATTTACCAGGCTGAACAATTGGCTAAGGAATCAAAACTTCATTGTGGAAGAAATCCCTTATCACGAAATCGGCAAGCAAGAAGGGCTCCTACGATGCTCTACCCTACCCTTAATCAGAAAATAA